The following proteins are encoded in a genomic region of Primulina huaijiensis isolate GDHJ02 chromosome 3, ASM1229523v2, whole genome shotgun sequence:
- the LOC140974080 gene encoding PHD finger protein At1g33420 — protein MVVNGRPMKRAVKRRVTAEISDFLTFPTAAERASLAYGAPFRIAVRELLTKNALLPPPSSLFPHLLTWQVLFRVGDIVADDCGPAVVRLDVVEEDVARSRSVYCDQCRVVGWSSNPVSAKRYHFIIKADGNSIAGYNKTCAGCGDALLMTDSRCKSCNHVMTTEDVEDWMYHQLENTSHLLHGVIHVNGYGHLLRVNGREGGSRVLSGRHIMNFWDRICGMLGVRKVSVMDVSKKHGLDFRLLHAVVKGHPWYGDWGYRFGAGSFSLTMDDYKLAVDHLSFLPLSLFQSQGRKPRTRLQDLIAFYQSISERELVNIGDLFCFLISLIHDGNHTFHEADDFPCKKPKTIDSRTLCSWTIVDIRRVEETMFKVLRAVSASTWVSWRALRGAVCKVGSPELLDYCLKALKGKEAAPGMVVNTRNIDSSGVMEYRLEPRTLLILDDNTSMDSYRIANQPSKECLLRDLKFFYECMLHPETMVTHVPPARRNLACASATKILDCKQFVKDYIPEGILSVHKPNTIMIFCEVDLIEETKEQNPNPPPELLLLSSDATIADLKLEATKAFQDVYLMFRRFQADELVGYSGVDETTQIKLLLGSTQFVRIRGHFHGKSVLNRFRTEKGVERWTVDCFCGAKDDDGERMLACDVCGVWKHTRCSGIPDSDAVPAKFYCQRCRLSART, from the exons ATGGTGGTGAACGGGAGGCCGATGAAGAGGGCGGTTAAGAGGAGGGTGACGGCTGAGATCAGCGATTTTCTCACCTTCCCAACCGCTGCCGAGAGAGCCTCGCTGGCGTACGGAGCTCCCTTCAGGATCGCGGTCAGGGAGCTCCTGACGAAGAACGCGCTCCTACCGCCCCCTTCATCTCTCTTCCCCCACCTTCTGACGTGGCAGGTCCTCTTCCGCGTGGGAGACATCGTCGCCGACGACTGCGGGCCGGCCGTCGTCCGCCTCGATGTCGTGGAGGAGGACGTCGCCAGATCCAGATCCGTTTACTGTGACCAGTGCCGTGTTGTGG GATGGAGCAGTAACCCAGTTAGCGCAAAGCGATACCATTTTATAATAAAAGCAGATGGGAATTCAATCGCTGGCTATAATAAGACGTGTGCCGGTTGCGGGGATGCTCTTCTTATGACAGATTCAAG GTGTAAGTCGTGCAACCATGTGATGACTACTGAAGATGTTGAAGACTGGATGTATCACCAGTTGGAGAATACCTCGCATCTGTTACATGGTGTCATTCATGTAAACGGCTATGGGCATCTACTTAGGGTCAATGGTAGAGAAGGTGGCTCCAGGGTGCTTTCGGGTCGTCATATAATGAATTTTTGGGATCGGATTTGCGGGATGTTGGGTGTAAG AAAAGTGAGTGTGATGGACGTGTCAAAGAAGCATGGGTTAGACTTCCGGCTGCTTCATGCTGTAGTCAAAGGCCATCCATGGTACGGAGATTGGGGCTATCGGTTCGGTGCTGGTAGCTTTTCGCTGACTATGGATGACTATAAACTGGCTGTTGACCACCTTTCATTTTTGCCTCTATCCTTGTTTCAATCTCAAGGACGCAAACCTCGAACACGGCTGCAGGATTTGATTGCATTTTATCAGTCCATTTCAGAGCGGGAGCTTGTAAATATTGGAGATCTCTTCTGTTTTTTGATTAGCTTGATCCATGATGGCAATCATACTTTTCATGAGGCTGACGATTTTCCTTGCAAGAAGCCCAAAACTATAGACTCTAGAACTTTGTGTTCATGGACTATAGTTGACATTAGGCGAGTAGAAGAAACCATGTTCAAAGTGTTGCGCGCTGTTAGCGCATCCACTTGGGTGAGTTGGCGTGCTCTTAGAGGTGCTGTTTGCAAAGTGGGCAGTCCTGAGCTTTTGGATTACTGCCTTAAAGCGCTCAAGGGAAAAGAGGCCGCTCCTGGCATGGTTGTCAATACCCGGAACATTGATAGTTCTGGTGTCATGGAATACAG GCTCGAACCAAGGACCCTACTTATTCTTGACGACAACACGTCAATGGACAGCTACCGAATTGCTAATCAACCTTCAAAGGAATGTCTTTTGCGggatctcaaatttttttacGAGTGTATGCTTCACCCGGAAACAATGGTGACTCATGTGCCTCCAGCTCGAAGAAACCTTGCATGTGCATCAGCTACAAAGATTCTCGACTGCAAGCAGTTTGTGAAAGATTATATACCAGAGGGTATTCTATCTGTTCATAAACCAAATACCATCATGATTTTCTGCGAGGTGGACCTCATTGAAGAAACCAAGGAACAGAACCCCAATCCGCCACCCGAATTACTACTACTCTCTTCTGATGCCACCATTGCCGACCTCAAGCTTGAAGCAACAAAAGCCTTCCAAGACGTATATTTGATGTTCAGAAGGTTCCAGGCTGATGAACTTGTGGGATATAGTGGGGTTGATGAAACCACCCAAATCAAGCTATTGCTAGGATCTACTCAGTTTGTCCGGATTCGGGGACATTTCCATGGCAAAAGTGTATTGAATAGGTTTAGGACAGAAAAGGGAGTTGAAAGATGGACGGTGGACTGCTTTTGTGGTGCTAAAGATGACGATGGGGAGAGAATGCTAGCTTGTGATGTCTGTGGAGTGTGGAAGCACACCAGATGTTCAGGGATTCCAGACTCAGATGCCGTTCCCGCGAAGTTCTATTGTCAAAGATGCAGACTTTCAGCGCGAACTTAA
- the LOC140974082 gene encoding probable calcium-binding protein CML13 isoform X2, translating to MSIPMAPEINEIIAEVDKDGSGAIEFDEFFHMITSKFVEMGIKEKLTEVFHIIDQDKNGKIYFADIQRIGRELNVNFTENEIQDTVDEAYRDRDGEVNAQEFLRIMSSTSCGYWRCNLSA from the exons ATGTCGATACCTATGGCTCCG GAAATTAACGAAATTATAGCTGAAGTAGACAAGGATGGAAGTGGTGCAATCGAGTTTGATGAATTCTTTCACATGATCACATCCAAATTTGTGGAAATGGGTATCAAAGAAAAACTCACGGAGGTCTTTCATATAATAGACCAAGATAAAAAC GGGAAGATTTATTTTGCAGATATTCAGCGCATAGGGAGGGAATTGAATGTAAATTTCACGGAGAACGAGATTCAAGACACGGTTGATGAAGCATATAGAGACC GTGACGGTGAAGTTAATGCCCAGGAATTTCTGAGGATCATGAGCAGTACTTCATGTGGCTATTGGAGATGTAATTTAAGCGCATAG
- the LOC140974082 gene encoding probable calcium-binding protein CML13 isoform X1, which translates to MEKKQIVFEQLSVSQEINEIIAEVDKDGSGAIEFDEFFHMITSKFVEMGIKEKLTEVFHIIDQDKNGKIYFADIQRIGRELNVNFTENEIQDTVDEAYRDRDGEVNAQEFLRIMSSTSCGYWRCNLSA; encoded by the exons atggaaaaaaaacaGATTGTTTTTGAACAGTTGAGTGTTTCTCAGGAAATTAACGAAATTATAGCTGAAGTAGACAAGGATGGAAGTGGTGCAATCGAGTTTGATGAATTCTTTCACATGATCACATCCAAATTTGTGGAAATGGGTATCAAAGAAAAACTCACGGAGGTCTTTCATATAATAGACCAAGATAAAAAC GGGAAGATTTATTTTGCAGATATTCAGCGCATAGGGAGGGAATTGAATGTAAATTTCACGGAGAACGAGATTCAAGACACGGTTGATGAAGCATATAGAGACC GTGACGGTGAAGTTAATGCCCAGGAATTTCTGAGGATCATGAGCAGTACTTCATGTGGCTATTGGAGATGTAATTTAAGCGCATAG
- the LOC140974083 gene encoding ribosomal lysine N-methyltransferase 3 yields the protein MAAARRMRGFKRWMKHEEVECSDALHISLSVESGGAPSISVKASCDLMEGDVVATIPKRSCLTVRTSAASRIIEEAQLGGYLGLSVALMYERSLGPQSKWFQYLQILPSREPIPLLWSLTEIDSLLCGTEIHKIVKEDKALVYQDWKECIKPLLGSASLKLNPDFFSVDEYLAAKSLIASRSFQIDEYHGYGMVPLADLFNHKTAAEDVHFTSVSYYSESDIDSDNQKRDSDGENNGDDEPMAQDCHSEMGGFRSELEFESSSTSGNDVMVMQMITCKDVISGSEVFNTYGSLSNAALLHRYGFTEHENPFDILNMDLEIVLQWSSAVFSCRHSRRRLSLWRTLGYSGCDSQNSQYFEISFHGEPQVELLVLLNIILLPEEVYHELELALLAVGNSKQITSRHVLEKYNFLIVKAAKLSKELLLTRNVCQALLSLADAREHFYGSNSLQDDIKSFDESCQATEHKLYHSLRLRICERRILKKLRSYAASGLK from the exons ATGGCGGCCGCCAG AAGGATGAGAGGATTCAAGCGGTGGATGAAGCACGAGGAAGTGGAATGCAGCGACGCACTTCACATCTCCCTATCAGTAGAGAGCGGAGGAGCACCGTCCATTTCGGTCAAGGCATCGTGTGATTTGATGGAGGGTGACGTCGTCGCCACCATTCCGAAGAGGAGCTGCCTCACCGTAAGGACCTCGGCCGCCAGCCGCATCATCGAAGAAGCTCAGCTCGGCGGCTATTTGGGCCTGTCCGTGGCCCTGATGTACGAGAGAAGCCTCGGTCCACAGTCCAAATGGTTCCAATACCTACAGATACTGCCCTCCAGAGAGCCCATTCCGCTGCTTTGGTCCCTCACGGAAATCGATTCCCTCCTGTGCGGCACTGAGATACACAAG ATAGTTAAAGAAGACAAGGCTTTGGTGTATCAAGATTGGAAGGAGTGTATTAAACCCCTTCTGGGTTCAGCTTCCCTGAAACTGAATCCCGATTTTTTCTCAGTGGATGAATACTTAGCGGCGAAGAGCCTGATTGCTTCAAGGTCCTTCCAGATAGACGAGTATCATGGTTATGGAATGGTTCCTCTGGCAGATCT CTTTAATCACAAGACAGCAGCTGAGGATGTACATTTTACATCCGTATCTTATTATTCAGAATCTGATATTGACTCTGACAATCAAAAGAGAGATTCTGATGGTGAAAATAACGGAGATGATGAACCCATGGCTCAGGATTGTCATTCGGAAATGGGAGGTTTTAGGAGCGAACTAGAATTTGAATCATCTTCAACTTCAGGAAATGACGTGATGGTTATGCAAATGATCACTTGTAAAGATGTAATTTCTGGATCTGAG GTCTTTAATACCTATGGATCTTTGAGCAATGCTGCGCTTTTGCATAGATATGGGTTTACGGAACACGAAAACCCATTCGACATTCTGAACATGGATCTTGAAATTGTACTTCAGTGGAGTTCGGCAGTGTTTTCGTGTCGCCATAGCAGAAGAAGATTGTCTTTATGGAGGACGTTGGGCTATTCTGGATGTGATAGTCAAAACTcccaatattttgaaatatcattCCATGGGGAACCACAAGTAGAGTTGTTAGTTTTACTCAACATAATCTTGTTACCTGAGGAAGTCTATCATGAACTTGAGCTTGCATTATTGGCTGTGGGAAACTCGAAACAAATTACAAGCAGACACGTTttggaaaaatataattttctaattGTAAAAGCAGCGAAATTAAGCAAGGAGTTGTTATTAACACGAAATGTTTGCCAGGCTCTTTTGTCACTTGCAGATGCTCGAGAACACTTTTACGGTTCAAATTCTTTGCAGGATGATATAAAGTCATTTGATGAGAGTTGTCAAGCCACAGAGCATAAGTTGTATCATTCTCTGAGGCTCCGTATTTGTGAGAGGAGGATCCTCAAGAAACTTAGATCTTATGCTGCATCTGGTCTTAAATAG
- the LOC140974084 gene encoding uncharacterized protein, which yields MDVSSSENHATGSKRISGWAEFDLKQRRRQQGFECEVDAEPYPVLGASTRAQSLSNKNKALVEKPFSSVVTASMNFPSLTNPDNHDSIRPVALSNSSDRSHGAFVKDQTYHRLEAFSPLMDESLIEDLLAGVDNNINELNHGNGHTSSAFQDVPFGERADLSFSNNEYFEDNNIGCKGDDYFCPSLDLARFLPIEPETELEEDDVYLFHRKDAVRMIRSASHYSKAANDAYLRGDHLSARHFSLKAQERWTAAEKLNTNAAKEILATRNSKNDLWTLDLHGLHATEAVLALQEHLQSVESLVSSNCLAALSDVNKESSLLLPESLQSLSHVKKEKFGMQHQPLRQRPVLLQVITGKGNHSRGAAALPSAIKNFLNENRYHFDETRPGVVTIRPKFRQQLATSSLK from the exons ATGGATGTTTCTTCTAGTGAAAACCATGCGACTGGCAGTAAAAGAATCTCAGGTTGGGCAGAATTTGACCTTAAGCAACGGCGGAGGCAACAAGGGTTTGAATGTGAAGTGGATGCTGAGCCTTATCCCGTACTGGGTGCCTCTACTCGTGCACAAAGCTTATCGAACAAAAACAAGGCCCTCGTAGAAAAACCCTTTTCATCTGTAGTCACAGCTTCCATGAATTTTCCCTCCTTAACAAATCCTGATAATCATGACTCTATAAGACCGGTAGCACTTAGCAATTCGAGTGATCGGAGCCATGGGGCTTTTGTAAAGGATCAGACTTATCATAGACTCGAAGCTTTTTCACCTTTGATGGATGAGAGtttgattgaggatttattgGCTGGTGTAGATAACAATATCAATGAATTGAATCATGGGAATGGACACACATCTTCTGCCTTTCAAGATGTTCCTTTTGGGGAGAGAGCTGATTTGAGCTTTAGTAATAATGAATATTTCGAAGACAATAACATAGGATGTAAGGGTGATGATTATTTCTGTCCATCGCTGGATTTAGCCAGATTTTTACCTATTGAACCTGAGACTGAGCTGGAAGAGGATGATGTTTATCTATTTCATAGAAAAGACGCAGTAAGAATGATAAG ATCAGCATCTCATTATTCTAAGGCTGCGAATGATGCATACCTCAGAGGAGATCATTTATCCGCACGTCATTTCTCTCTTAAAGCTCAAGAACGTTGGACTGCTGCGGAGAAGCTTAATACAAATGCAGCGAAGGAAATCCTAGCGACCAGGAATTCTAAAAATGATCTATGGACACTGGATTTGCATGGTCTTCATGCAACGGAAGCTGTTCTAGCactgcaggagcatttacagagTGTGGAATCTTTAGTGTCGTCAAATTGCTTAGCCGCTCTGAGTGATGTCAACAAGGAGTCAAGCTTATTGCTCCCTGAATCTCTGCAATCTTTAAGTCATGTGAAGAAGGAAAAGTTTGGGATGCAGCACCAGCCATTGAGGCAGAGGCCAGTACTATTACAAGTGATTACAG GTAAGGGTAATCACAGCCGGGGAGCAGCTGCTCTCCCGTCAGCTATCAAAAACTTTCTCAATGAGAACAG GTATCATTTTGATGAAACCAGGCCTGGTGTGGTAACGATAAGACCCAAGTTTCGGCAGCAGTTGGCTACTAGTTCACTGAAGTAA